The following nucleotide sequence is from Juglans microcarpa x Juglans regia isolate MS1-56 chromosome 6D, Jm3101_v1.0, whole genome shotgun sequence.
ttaaaattattatttattatttattatttattattttattttaattttgttaactaattgagttgttctaggtattatctatacaccacataattattatagaaaaaataaaaaaaaaattaaaatagatgtgATGTATCAAGATGAtaattacaattatttataataaaattcttactCCTCGTGATCAAAGAGTactagtacgtacgtacgtacttgatcatcatgatctcttGGAAACCCTGACCTTCAAGCCATGTTTCATATGCAGCATGACAGAAAGTAATGGAGAAATAGGATGTCCTTCAACCACTTGAATACGATAATTCCAAAGAATTGCAGGAACAATAGTCTTCATCTGAAAGAAAGTTAGGTCTTGACCCAAGCAGCTCCTAGGTCCTGAATTGAACGCAATGAATTTGTAAGATGGTATGTGCACGATTCCTTCTTTCTCAGAAATCCATCTCTCGGGTTTGAACTCCAAGCAATCATCTCCCCATATCCCTTCCATACTTCCCATTGAATAAAGTGACACCATTATCTTCGTGTTCGCATTAACGCGGTGGCCACTCGGAAGAACGTCTGGTTCAATAGAAAATCTATGATTGAAAGGTACTGATGGGTATAGCCGAAGAGCCTCGCAGATGGCTGCATGGAGATAAACTAGTTTGCTTTGCTCTTCTATGCTGAAAAGCCTCCACTTTCCATCATCTTTGGCCTGCAAATTTTCTTTAATCTCTTCCAGTATCTTTTCTTCTATTGAAGGGTGTGTGGCAATAAGCCAGAAAAGCCACGTGAGACCTGCGTTTATAGTGTCTTTCCCAGCTGCCATGAAATTGAATGCAATGTCTCTTAGATATCTATCAGATCTTCTATAATCATCCGTCTGTGCTACTTCTCcttttgcttcttcttcttgttttgccATGCAAGCTGTTAGCAAATCAAAGTCCTCGCCCTTCCCATCCTCAACTTGCTCCATTTGGGACGTTCTGCGTCTCAGAAATTCTCCTTTCTTTGATGAAATGCGTTGGTACAAGAAAGGATCCAAGATCTCCATGGCTCTTCTCAGCTTATTCTCTTCTCCCATGTTAAGCCATTTCTGCAACTTCCAAATGCTTTCCGGCACAATATGCCGGTAAAATATGGCCTCCTCTACTTTGTCAAATGCTGTTCTGTAATCAACTTCCGGTAATTCAATGGTAAGGCACTTTGGATCAAAACCCATTACCAAAAGGCAGATATTATCGAAGGTGAACCGCTGAAAAACATCTTGCAAGTCTACCACAATTCCTTGTCTCGACACATGTTCAAGAATAGGGAACAGGCCTTGCGATACCTTTTGCTGCATAGATCTCTCTTGAAACATCTGAAATTTCCTGTGTTTAATAATCGAGTGAATCAACTTTCTGTAGGATTTCCATGACTCCGTGTCAGAGTTGAGAACCCCATCTCCAAAAGGCTCAAAAAGCTTCTTGAACTCGGGTCCTTTAGTGTAGTTGGCGAAGTTTTGTGCCGATATATAGCGCACGTTCATGGGATCACAAGTGACCAAAAAGTCCATGTTAACTAACCATGGCCCTTTGAACTGAAAAGTCCCACCATTTTG
It contains:
- the LOC121234579 gene encoding alkane hydroxylase MAH1-like, producing the protein MGAMLIDVDVLVQILVAFLWFLPLCLIWSWKRTITPVMNWPLVGMLPGLLSKLSDIHEYATQVLKQNGGTFQFKGPWLVNMDFLVTCDPMNVRYISAQNFANYTKGPEFKKLFEPFGDGVLNSDTESWKSYRKLIHSIIKHRKFQMFQERSMQQKVSQGLFPILEHVSRQGIVVDLQDVFQRFTFDNICLLVMGFDPKCLTIELPEVDYRTAFDKVEEAIFYRHIVPESIWKLQKWLNMGEENKLRRAMEILDPFLYQRISSKKGEFLRRRTSQMEQVEDGKGEDFDLLTACMAKQEEEAKGEVAQTDDYRRSDRYLRDIAFNFMAAGKDTINAGLTWLFWLIATHPSIEEKILEEIKENLQAKDDGKWRLFSIEEQSKLVYLHAAICEALRLYPSVPFNHRFSIEPDVLPSGHRVNANTKIMVSLYSMGSMEGIWGDDCLEFKPERWISEKEGIVHIPSYKFIAFNSGPRSCLGQDLTFFQMKTIVPAILWNYRIQVVEGHPISPLLSVMLHMKHGLKVRVSKRS